A genome region from Streptomyces antimycoticus includes the following:
- a CDS encoding helix-turn-helix domain-containing protein, translated as MSEARPAGAAPTVLRRVLGKRLRHLRERAKVSFEEAAKAIEVTPLTVRRMEKAEVGLKIPYLKELLRNYGVRGPEMEDFLALAREANQPGWWHQFRDVLPDWFSAYVSLESEATVIRAYEPHYVPGLLQTEDYARAVLRMGFPHDTEEELERRIALRVQRQELLTKSDAPTIWAILDETVLRRPVGGSRVMRDQIDHLIGTLEIPKVRLQIMRFAAGPHPGAFGPFHYFRFGFSELPDVVYTESLTGAVYVDKPAEVVAYLEVLDRMAVQAERIGDSSTILAELRKEH; from the coding sequence GTGAGCGAGGCACGGCCGGCCGGCGCCGCCCCCACCGTCTTGCGCAGAGTCCTCGGCAAGCGCCTGCGGCATCTGCGCGAGCGGGCGAAGGTGTCGTTCGAGGAAGCCGCGAAAGCCATCGAGGTCACCCCGTTGACCGTGCGCAGGATGGAGAAGGCGGAAGTCGGTCTCAAGATTCCGTATCTCAAGGAGCTGCTGCGGAACTACGGCGTCCGCGGCCCGGAGATGGAGGACTTCCTCGCCCTGGCACGGGAGGCCAACCAGCCGGGCTGGTGGCATCAGTTCCGCGATGTGCTTCCGGACTGGTTCAGCGCTTACGTCAGCCTGGAGAGTGAGGCCACCGTCATCCGGGCGTACGAGCCCCACTACGTCCCCGGACTGCTCCAGACTGAGGACTACGCCCGAGCGGTGCTGCGCATGGGCTTCCCCCATGACACCGAGGAGGAGCTGGAGCGCCGGATCGCCCTGCGCGTCCAGCGCCAGGAGCTGCTCACCAAGTCGGACGCACCGACCATCTGGGCCATCCTCGACGAGACGGTGCTGCGCCGCCCGGTGGGCGGCTCGCGGGTGATGCGCGACCAGATCGACCACTTGATCGGCACCTTGGAGATTCCCAAGGTCAGGCTGCAGATCATGCGGTTCGCGGCGGGGCCGCACCCCGGGGCCTTCGGCCCCTTCCACTACTTCCGCTTCGGATTCTCCGAACTGCCGGACGTCGTCTACACGGAGAGCCTCACCGGGGCGGTCTATGTGGACAAGCCGGCCGAAGTCGTCGCCTATCTCGAGGTCCTGGACCGGATGGCGGTCCAGGCCGAGCGGATCGGCGACTCCAGCACCATCCTGGCCGAACTGCGTAAGGAGCACTGA
- a CDS encoding SDR family NAD(P)-dependent oxidoreductase, with protein sequence MSDGREGRLGPGERSGVDAKRVLVTGGSRGLGEQIVRLLAADGARLATCARTPEDLRTLTASLSAEGHGELFTRALDVTEPGLLEEFVDAAGIRFSGLDGVVACAGGARGRGIEDADPRDWSLTWEMNVGHTARLVKAAVPHLRRAGGGSVVVIASISGWKPGPQAQYGAAKAAQIHLAASLARELGPDGIRVNAVSPGSMLIPGKRWDRMRTEEPEAYARFTAELPRGELVTPREVAQVVAFLLSDAASGISGAHLPVDRAQNAPTPGGY encoded by the coding sequence GTGAGCGACGGCCGCGAGGGGCGGCTCGGCCCGGGGGAACGGTCCGGTGTGGACGCCAAACGGGTCCTGGTGACCGGCGGCTCCCGGGGGCTGGGTGAACAGATCGTACGGCTACTGGCCGCCGATGGGGCGCGATTGGCCACGTGTGCGCGGACACCGGAGGATCTGCGGACCCTCACGGCGTCCCTGAGCGCCGAGGGCCATGGGGAGTTGTTCACCCGTGCGCTGGACGTCACCGAGCCGGGGCTGCTGGAGGAATTCGTCGACGCGGCGGGGATACGTTTCAGCGGTCTGGACGGCGTGGTGGCCTGCGCCGGTGGCGCCCGCGGCCGCGGCATCGAGGACGCCGACCCCCGGGACTGGTCGCTGACCTGGGAGATGAACGTGGGTCATACGGCACGGCTGGTGAAGGCCGCGGTGCCGCATCTGCGCCGCGCGGGCGGCGGCTCCGTGGTGGTGATCGCCTCCATCTCCGGCTGGAAGCCGGGACCCCAGGCGCAGTACGGGGCGGCCAAGGCCGCCCAGATCCATCTCGCGGCCTCGCTCGCCCGCGAGCTGGGCCCGGACGGAATCCGGGTGAACGCCGTCTCCCCGGGGTCCATGCTGATCCCGGGGAAGCGGTGGGACCGGATGCGCACCGAAGAGCCCGAGGCATACGCCCGGTTCACGGCCGAGCTGCCACGCGGTGAACTGGTCACCCCGCGGGAGGTCGCCCAGGTCGTGGCGTTCCTGCTCTCGGACGCCGCGAGCGGGATCTCCGGTGCGCATCTGCCCGTCGACCGAGCCCAGAACGCCCCCACGCCGGGAGGGTATTGA